A single Lactuca sativa cultivar Salinas chromosome 8, Lsat_Salinas_v11, whole genome shotgun sequence DNA region contains:
- the LOC111885738 gene encoding uncharacterized protein LOC111885738, protein MGLPFRSLTMLVLLIWFLRWPIIEAQTPARSLDAILQDYAYRAFVRPRTGIPYDGFPPSNLSGIQISAIRLRSGSLYTRGVESYKEFTIPIGVISQPYVERLVFVYQNLGNWSTIYYPLPGYIYLSPILGLLAYDASNLSAKNLPELAIHASEEPISINFPQPKPVPNGSIAECVHFDLNGNINFTNLVSRTICETFEQGHFSIVVKSSIAPSPAPKKMNKMEKAADSGEALQMTVVGNTKAPAATTTRTQPTLETEYVPCLGKSDDSIHGKFCEPLLKK, encoded by the exons ATGGGGCTTCCATTTCGAAGTCTCACGATGCTTGTTCTACTAATTTGGTTTCTCCGGTGGCCAATTATTGAAGCTCAAACACCTGCTAGATCTCTCGATGCTATCCTCCAGGACTACGCTTATCGTGCATTTGTTCGACCACGAACTGGCATTCCCTACGACGGATTCCCCCCTTCAAATCTCTCCGGCATTCAAATATCAGCAATCAGGCTTCGAAGTGGTAGCTTATACACTAGAGGCGTTGAATCATATAAAGAGTTCACAATCCCAATCGGAGTTATATCACAACCATACGTGGAAAGGTTAGTCTTCGTCTACCAAAACCTCGGAAACTGGTCCACCATATACTACCCTTTACCTGGCTACATCTATCTATCTCCTATCCTGGGTCTTCTCGCCTACGACGCCTCAAATTTATCAGCCAAAAACCTACCGGAGTTAGCCATTCATGCCTCCGAGGAACCCATTTCAATCAATTTTCCACAACCAAAACCGGTTCCCAATGGTTCAATCGCAGAATGTGTTCACTTCGATCTAAACGGTAATATAAATTTCACAAATTTGGTATCAAGAACAATATGTGAAACATTCGAACAAGGGCATTTCTCCATTGTAGTCAAATCCTCCATCGCCCCTTCACCAGCTccg AAGAAAATGAATAAAATGGAAAAGGCGGCGGATTCCGGCGAAGCGTTGCAGATGACGGTGGTCGGAAACACGAAAGCTCCGGCAGCCACCACGACAAGAACACAACCGACCCTGGAAACCGAATATGTCCC GTGTTTAGGCAAGAGTGATGATTCTATTCATGGTAAATTTTGTGAACCATTGTTAAAGAAATaa